From a single Pseudobutyrivibrio xylanivorans genomic region:
- a CDS encoding CPBP family intramembrane glutamic endopeptidase — translation MENGTKTEAFKTTDKKQYSEYLLIAFLTYMSLYIIFNSALEQFFKSNPIYKIGNYVGLFLAICTLIPLARKVPTDFLIAPLKVNKKKIWHALTVGLFLCLLFGSLMIGLKWAILQVAPELLNRAQPFFYFRRLMPGRITTNTILYPFTAFWQEYCTNVMGYDGMRTLLVGNHRKHKSVSVVALFFGAMHYLYGFPMIVFTALFVLFMNFIYRKTKNLWVCMLVHFFLGQLLFTLQLQKIGLGL, via the coding sequence ATGGAAAACGGCACTAAAACAGAGGCATTCAAGACTACAGACAAAAAGCAATATTCGGAATATCTTCTTATAGCGTTTCTAACTTATATGTCGCTATATATCATCTTTAATTCCGCATTAGAGCAATTCTTTAAATCAAACCCTATTTATAAAATTGGAAATTATGTGGGATTGTTTCTAGCCATTTGTACGCTTATACCTTTAGCTAGAAAAGTGCCAACAGACTTTCTGATTGCACCACTGAAGGTTAATAAGAAAAAAATATGGCATGCTCTAACAGTAGGTCTTTTTCTATGCTTGCTGTTTGGCAGCCTTATGATTGGGCTGAAATGGGCGATTCTACAAGTTGCTCCAGAACTTTTAAATCGAGCACAACCCTTTTTCTATTTTAGAAGATTAATGCCTGGAAGAATCACAACTAATACTATTCTTTATCCTTTTACTGCCTTTTGGCAGGAATACTGTACAAATGTGATGGGTTACGATGGCATGCGTACGCTCCTTGTGGGCAACCATCGAAAACATAAATCTGTTTCCGTGGTTGCACTGTTTTTTGGAGCCATGCACTATCTATATGGTTTTCCAATGATAGTATTTACCGCATTGTTCGTACTATTTATGAACTTCATCTATCGCAAAACAAAAAATCTATGGGTTTGCATGTTAGTTCACTTTTTCCTTGGACAACTCTTATTCACCCTTCAACTGCAAAAGATTGGACTAGGACTATAA
- the cobI gene encoding precorrin-2 C(20)-methyltransferase, whose protein sequence is MIGIMYGIGVGPGDPEQMTLKAVRAIKESDVICLPRADKEKCRAYQIALGAVPELRYKKIISLDFEMTKDEAALEMMHKEFYQHYKQLILEGYNLGFLTIGDPTIYSTFGYIMKLAKADDIEVEIVNGVTSFCGTAAASGILISEREENIHIISGQDDIEEALMLSGTKIIMKSGKNIAAIKEKLIELELQGQISVCAVIDCGMETEQIFRSAMTIPDNSQYMMTIIVKTNF, encoded by the coding sequence ATGATAGGAATAATGTATGGAATAGGCGTGGGCCCTGGTGATCCAGAACAGATGACATTAAAGGCAGTCAGAGCAATAAAGGAGTCAGATGTTATTTGCCTACCAAGAGCTGATAAGGAAAAATGTAGAGCATATCAGATAGCGCTTGGCGCAGTTCCAGAATTAAGATATAAAAAGATAATTAGCTTAGATTTTGAAATGACAAAAGATGAGGCTGCTTTGGAAATGATGCATAAAGAGTTTTATCAGCATTATAAGCAGTTGATATTAGAAGGTTATAATTTAGGATTCTTAACAATTGGAGATCCGACAATCTATTCTACCTTTGGATATATAATGAAGTTGGCCAAAGCTGACGATATCGAAGTGGAAATAGTAAACGGAGTAACATCGTTTTGTGGTACAGCTGCAGCAAGTGGAATACTTATAAGTGAGAGAGAAGAGAATATACATATTATATCTGGACAGGATGATATAGAAGAAGCTCTTATGTTATCTGGAACCAAGATAATAATGAAAAGCGGCAAGAATATTGCCGCTATAAAAGAAAAACTTATTGAATTGGAATTACAAGGTCAAATATCAGTTTGCGCTGTTATAGACTGTGGGATGGAGACTGAGCAAATATTTAGAAGCGCAATGACTATCCCAGATAACAGTCAGTATATGATGACAATTATTGTAAAAACAAATTTTTAA
- a CDS encoding Cof-type HAD-IIB family hydrolase, which yields MIKLIATDVDGTLVKDSSPELYPEMIEKIKELRERDVVVCIASGRQFTSMEKMFREVKDDLIFIADNGAHVKCRGNDMHVAKMNEEYLPELINQLRSFEGCELICEAPGLTYIESRNQDFIDFIKNQYRCDYKVVDDVLAEGNDIIKASIFRRPSIRRIGEEILIPKWSERLKVTMAGEDWVDFMDKSVDKGNALKFIQNFFGIKPEETMVFGDNNNDIGMLDRAAESYAVETAPDAVKAHAAHICPSWKDKGVYQILKDL from the coding sequence ATGATAAAACTGATAGCAACAGATGTTGATGGAACTTTGGTTAAGGATTCTTCGCCAGAGCTTTATCCTGAAATGATAGAAAAGATTAAAGAACTTCGAGAAAGAGATGTAGTAGTCTGTATTGCAAGTGGAAGACAGTTTACTAGCATGGAGAAGATGTTTAGAGAGGTCAAAGATGATTTGATCTTTATAGCTGATAATGGAGCGCACGTGAAATGTCGTGGAAATGATATGCATGTGGCAAAGATGAATGAAGAATATCTTCCAGAGTTAATTAATCAGCTCAGATCGTTTGAAGGGTGTGAACTGATCTGCGAAGCACCAGGACTTACATATATAGAATCTCGTAATCAGGATTTTATCGATTTCATTAAAAATCAATATAGATGCGATTATAAAGTTGTAGATGATGTTCTTGCTGAGGGCAATGATATTATTAAAGCTTCTATATTTAGAAGACCATCAATCAGACGGATTGGGGAAGAGATACTGATTCCAAAATGGAGCGAGCGTTTAAAAGTGACAATGGCTGGCGAAGATTGGGTGGACTTTATGGACAAGTCCGTTGATAAAGGAAATGCACTTAAATTCATTCAGAACTTCTTTGGTATTAAGCCAGAGGAAACAATGGTTTTTGGTGATAATAATAATGATATAGGAATGTTAGACAGGGCAGCAGAGAGCTATGCTGTTGAAACAGCTCCAGATGCGGTAAAGGCACATGCAGCTCACATCTGTCCATCATGGAAAGATAAGGGAGTATATCAAATTCTCAAGGATTTATAA
- a CDS encoding replication initiation protein, producing MAVRKLDANGNYRLFDSKTQQFIDEEPLASPLGQIEHQTSLSASGMVVDVDDVKAAEVDETGLTVSGEDEAQIKAFIKEAISIDNFIETFNENSHLTLLKLLALQDNKHPLKKGGVNIAYRTDALIMHCKMEFSAEENVVFDAILGTMSTFPENRAYRISPTDFVKFSKYDNVQTLYRTFRSGTKKLKDRNLVFDELGPDGKDDIEVPWFNVLRYHNATKDENAFIEFVPSDFFKDLALCSQIVHGAYGALEVTTQLRGKYTIALYWFLENKKDYKTYQTAIPGVFEMSMEELKHQFSIPQSYGKTDMERRVLEPAKASINNVQECDFTFDYSPLKANGAVAGYRFIITKKNYIDAKPEEVKIIDVDPFEDQIKMLLGMTGIVFDSNEISNIYKCAKRNNRDAAYMMQVISGFKARMDNEELADVEDRVAYLCTMIENGTSSTIKDNSKKKATTAFNNFSQRDVDLSELEKKMLNR from the coding sequence ATGGCAGTTAGAAAACTAGATGCAAATGGTAATTACAGGCTATTTGATTCGAAAACGCAACAATTTATAGATGAAGAGCCACTAGCAAGTCCGCTTGGGCAGATTGAACATCAAACTTCACTCAGTGCTTCTGGCATGGTTGTTGATGTTGATGATGTTAAAGCAGCGGAGGTTGATGAGACTGGACTTACAGTCTCAGGGGAGGATGAGGCTCAGATTAAGGCTTTCATAAAAGAAGCCATTTCTATTGATAATTTCATCGAGACATTCAATGAAAATTCTCATTTAACTCTTTTAAAACTTCTTGCTTTGCAAGATAACAAGCATCCATTAAAAAAGGGTGGCGTAAATATTGCATATCGAACCGATGCATTGATTATGCACTGCAAAATGGAGTTTTCTGCAGAGGAAAATGTAGTATTTGATGCGATATTAGGCACTATGTCTACATTTCCAGAAAACAGAGCTTACCGTATTTCTCCTACAGATTTTGTTAAGTTTTCTAAATATGACAATGTTCAAACTCTATATCGAACCTTTAGAAGTGGAACCAAAAAGCTTAAAGATAGAAATCTAGTATTTGACGAGCTGGGTCCAGATGGAAAGGACGATATTGAAGTACCATGGTTTAATGTTCTTAGATACCACAATGCGACAAAAGACGAAAATGCCTTCATTGAATTTGTTCCATCAGACTTCTTTAAAGATTTAGCACTTTGTTCTCAGATTGTACATGGCGCTTATGGAGCTCTGGAGGTTACAACTCAGCTCAGAGGAAAGTATACTATTGCACTATATTGGTTTTTAGAGAACAAAAAAGACTACAAGACGTATCAAACTGCGATTCCGGGTGTCTTTGAGATGTCAATGGAAGAATTAAAGCATCAATTCTCGATACCACAGTCATATGGCAAAACAGATATGGAACGTCGAGTGCTTGAACCTGCAAAGGCAAGTATCAACAATGTTCAGGAATGTGATTTTACGTTTGACTATTCGCCATTGAAGGCTAATGGAGCTGTGGCTGGATATAGATTCATAATTACGAAGAAAAATTATATTGACGCAAAGCCTGAAGAAGTGAAAATTATTGATGTGGATCCATTTGAGGATCAGATAAAAATGCTTCTTGGAATGACAGGAATAGTGTTTGATAGTAATGAAATATCAAATATTTATAAATGTGCTAAGCGCAATAACAGAGATGCGGCGTATATGATGCAGGTTATTTCTGGCTTCAAAGCGCGAATGGACAACGAAGAACTTGCGGATGTTGAGGATAGAGTTGCATATCTTTGCACAATGATTGAAAATGGCACAAGTTCAACAATAAAGGATAATTCAAAAAAGAAGGCAACTACAGCCTTTAACAATTTTTCTCAGAGAGATGTAGACTTGAGTGAACTCGAGAAAAAAATGTTAAATCGTTAG
- a CDS encoding ParA family protein, with product MKSIAICIGKGGQWKTSLTINMAALLNERGLKTLIIDCDVQANATDTFRINPEGIATLYDCWVPRKPINPMDCIQTAEWGDIIPGDSFLSDVTPAVLSGSLTYKSFKERVLDKIEGYDYVLCDCPPDLTNAINRSVLSSVDEVLIPTRGDQYATEGLKATINLINSVKNPAVDEAGNVVEAPLNQDLVINGLVFTDFKMNNSCKNDYINAQAIAQELGTRLYFQFIRGCKDGSDAIGEQMPAVKYKPYCNSSLDYKQLIEEFITAEDEAKKGA from the coding sequence ATGAAAAGTATAGCAATATGTATTGGCAAAGGTGGTCAGTGGAAAACCTCTCTTACAATCAATATGGCCGCCCTGTTAAACGAACGTGGTCTTAAGACATTAATAATAGATTGTGATGTGCAGGCTAATGCCACAGACACATTTAGAATCAATCCAGAAGGAATTGCCACATTATATGACTGTTGGGTGCCTAGAAAGCCTATAAATCCAATGGATTGCATTCAAACAGCAGAATGGGGCGATATAATTCCTGGCGATAGCTTCCTTTCAGACGTTACACCAGCTGTTTTATCTGGATCACTCACATATAAGTCATTTAAAGAGCGTGTATTAGATAAAATCGAAGGATATGATTACGTTTTATGTGATTGTCCACCAGATTTAACAAATGCCATTAATAGATCAGTCTTATCTAGTGTCGATGAAGTATTAATTCCTACACGAGGTGACCAGTATGCCACAGAAGGATTAAAAGCGACCATTAATCTGATAAATTCAGTTAAAAATCCAGCTGTTGATGAGGCGGGAAACGTAGTTGAAGCACCATTAAACCAGGATCTAGTCATTAACGGCCTAGTATTTACCGACTTCAAGATGAATAACAGTTGCAAAAATGACTACATAAATGCTCAGGCTATTGCACAGGAGCTCGGAACAAGACTTTATTTCCAGTTTATCCGCGGCTGCAAGGACGGTTCAGATGCTATAGGCGAACAGATGCCAGCTGTAAAATATAAGCCATACTGTAATTCATCATTGGACTACAAGCAGCTTATAGAAGAATTCATAACCGCTGAAGACGAAGCAAAGAAAGGAGCATAA
- a CDS encoding 5' nucleotidase, NT5C type, with protein sequence MRTYSFEIDFDDVLAPFCGIAVQLANEENPGLDATINDIKSWGNGEDGSKQSIIAKYYDDERILRKQKISDEAKTFIYKLMEIGDVYINTAVSPKYAGLRYEQIAEQLPEFPLENVILTFSKQTVKVDFQLDDGGHNILKSQAKYPILMRRPWNSHLSGILAVNDYSEFFILVDQIINASSKKVKPTVPSVLALIGPSGCNKNEIADRLSADGFAMRIHSVTTGVASENHDKVSEKEFSSLKFISHTVYAGNRYGIPKDAIEKALASGLNAVIPTDITGAIAMKKEYPVVLIFCKASHEFMIDKILSKNLDNEAIKYRWLSMEKELQNKELCDVVVNSERVEDATNVIKNLFLQ encoded by the coding sequence ATGAGAACTTATAGCTTTGAAATTGATTTTGACGATGTCTTGGCTCCATTCTGCGGCATCGCTGTACAGCTTGCAAATGAAGAAAACCCTGGTCTTGATGCCACAATAAATGATATTAAATCTTGGGGTAATGGCGAGGATGGTTCAAAACAATCTATTATCGCTAAATATTACGACGATGAACGCATTCTTCGAAAGCAAAAAATATCTGATGAAGCGAAAACCTTCATATATAAATTGATGGAGATAGGAGATGTATATATTAACACTGCGGTATCTCCAAAATATGCTGGCCTTCGCTACGAACAAATTGCTGAGCAGCTCCCTGAATTTCCTTTAGAAAATGTTATCTTAACCTTCTCAAAGCAAACGGTTAAGGTAGATTTTCAATTGGATGATGGTGGACACAATATATTGAAAAGTCAAGCAAAATATCCTATATTAATGCGCCGTCCATGGAACTCACATCTTTCCGGTATACTTGCAGTAAATGACTATTCAGAATTCTTTATTTTAGTGGATCAGATTATCAATGCTTCCAGCAAAAAGGTGAAACCTACTGTTCCATCTGTTCTTGCACTAATTGGCCCTAGTGGCTGCAACAAAAATGAAATTGCTGACCGTTTGTCAGCTGATGGATTTGCCATGAGAATTCACTCTGTTACTACTGGTGTTGCATCAGAAAATCATGATAAAGTTTCAGAAAAGGAATTCTCAAGCCTTAAATTCATCTCCCATACAGTATATGCTGGAAATCGCTATGGTATTCCTAAAGATGCTATCGAGAAAGCTCTTGCATCAGGATTGAACGCTGTTATACCTACTGATATCACTGGTGCCATTGCAATGAAAAAGGAATATCCTGTTGTATTAATTTTCTGTAAAGCCAGCCACGAATTTATGATTGATAAGATTCTAAGCAAAAATCTGGATAACGAGGCAATCAAGTATCGTTGGCTTTCTATGGAAAAAGAGCTCCAAAATAAGGAGCTCTGTGACGTTGTCGTTAATAGCGAACGTGTCGAAGACGCCACCAACGTTATTAAAAATTTGTTTTTACAATAA
- a CDS encoding methyl-accepting chemotaxis protein has protein sequence MGKTDKQTRQNGSGSVSKKDSVKTRLISAMLLVAAVPLIIAVVISYITSTTKAKADAIDSLEWQAWYVEAAIVTVIQNNQSSITFFADSPTTIAFMKGEEVDLDELKEQMQSLDEYLADGNVLVLTNSQGQMLLRDDDGKLTDISEREFFQEAMKGSFNVSNIIISASTGVRSISMAAPVIDPDTGKVLGTVHRNYNLNDFHKILAEECDEGFVVDRNGDMAAHSQYEIGPDDEVPNFSSSPYMNTEEIEGSYRSTAAGYPTYLAYAKDSLSGFTVCVAKREAAVMSTAKQSAYLVIIIGVILLIIVLVFSFTLANGFTKPIIAVNDSLAQLADGSFSEINDFTNRKDEFGEIVRNTNSVIGKLNEIVGHIKSSAQSVGESSEELADMASQIAATTEGVSNAVQEIATGAIQQAEEIQQAAENVGRITDAVGGVQNSTEDVESIAGRMKEASESSSTSLLNLQSSSSEMTEKIEDIARTISATQKAVSDINERVEGISGIAAQTNLLSLNASIEAARAGEAGRGFAVVAEEIRKLADDSENLAQEIRQVMDILLQEAQQAVSAAGLVRQGNIEQQEALGETLASVNGMLSDIEETVSGVKKIAGGASTCVESNDVVSDAMSSLSAISQENAASSETTGASVQELSATVSNLADSARGLKNIAEKLNKEMEFFK, from the coding sequence ATGGGAAAAACTGATAAGCAAACAAGACAAAATGGTTCTGGTAGTGTATCTAAAAAGGATAGTGTAAAAACAAGATTAATCTCGGCTATGCTTCTAGTTGCAGCTGTACCACTTATTATTGCTGTAGTAATTAGTTATATTACTTCTACGACAAAGGCAAAGGCTGATGCCATTGATTCACTTGAATGGCAAGCATGGTATGTTGAAGCTGCCATCGTTACCGTCATTCAGAATAATCAATCGTCGATTACATTTTTCGCAGATTCTCCAACTACAATTGCATTTATGAAAGGCGAGGAAGTTGATTTAGACGAGCTCAAGGAACAAATGCAATCTTTGGATGAATACTTGGCAGATGGAAATGTGTTAGTTCTTACTAATTCTCAGGGACAGATGCTTCTCAGAGATGATGATGGAAAGCTGACAGATATTAGTGAAAGAGAATTCTTCCAAGAAGCGATGAAAGGTAGTTTTAATGTTTCAAACATTATTATCAGTGCTTCCACTGGCGTTAGAAGTATTAGTATGGCTGCGCCAGTAATTGATCCTGATACAGGAAAGGTTCTTGGAACAGTTCATAGAAATTATAATCTAAATGATTTTCACAAAATATTGGCAGAAGAATGTGACGAGGGATTTGTGGTTGACCGAAATGGTGACATGGCTGCACACTCTCAGTATGAAATAGGACCAGATGATGAAGTTCCTAATTTTAGCTCGTCTCCTTATATGAATACTGAGGAGATTGAAGGTTCATACAGATCTACAGCAGCGGGCTACCCTACATACCTTGCATATGCAAAAGACTCATTGTCTGGTTTTACAGTATGTGTTGCTAAAAGAGAGGCCGCAGTAATGTCCACTGCAAAGCAATCTGCATATTTGGTAATAATCATAGGAGTAATATTATTAATTATTGTTTTGGTTTTTTCATTTACATTAGCGAATGGTTTTACAAAACCAATTATTGCCGTTAATGATTCATTAGCACAATTAGCTGACGGTAGTTTTAGTGAGATAAATGATTTCACAAACAGAAAAGATGAATTCGGTGAGATTGTACGTAATACAAATTCCGTTATAGGAAAGTTAAATGAGATAGTGGGGCATATTAAGAGCTCTGCTCAGTCTGTAGGCGAATCGTCTGAGGAATTAGCTGATATGGCATCTCAGATTGCGGCAACTACAGAAGGCGTTTCCAATGCAGTGCAGGAAATTGCAACGGGAGCAATTCAGCAGGCGGAAGAGATACAGCAAGCAGCAGAGAATGTTGGAAGAATTACAGATGCCGTAGGTGGAGTACAAAACTCCACTGAAGATGTAGAATCAATTGCAGGAAGAATGAAAGAAGCATCGGAGTCATCGAGTACCTCACTGCTTAATTTACAATCTTCAAGTAGTGAGATGACAGAAAAGATTGAGGATATTGCTAGAACAATTTCAGCAACGCAGAAAGCTGTATCCGATATAAATGAGAGGGTAGAAGGAATTTCTGGTATTGCAGCTCAGACTAATTTGCTTTCATTGAATGCTTCCATTGAAGCAGCAAGAGCTGGTGAAGCTGGAAGAGGTTTTGCAGTTGTAGCTGAGGAAATTAGAAAACTGGCAGATGACTCAGAGAATCTTGCCCAGGAAATAAGACAGGTTATGGATATACTTTTACAGGAGGCACAGCAGGCAGTATCTGCAGCTGGACTCGTAAGACAAGGTAACATTGAGCAACAAGAGGCGCTTGGAGAAACCTTGGCATCTGTAAATGGTATGCTTTCAGATATTGAAGAGACAGTATCGGGTGTTAAGAAGATAGCCGGAGGGGCTAGTACTTGTGTAGAATCAAATGATGTTGTATCAGATGCTATGTCATCTCTGTCGGCAATTTCACAGGAGAATGCCGCATCATCAGAGACAACAGGTGCATCAGTACAAGAACTTTCTGCAACGGTATCAAATCTTGCAGACTCAGCTAGAGGTTTAAAGAACATTGCAGAAAAGCTTAATAAGGAAATGGAATTTTTCAAATAG
- a CDS encoding ATP-binding protein gives MKSIVIDAIIENLPKVMEFIDINLEEAECNMKAQTQIEISVEELFVNIVNYAYEGKVGKAEITYEYSDKPKNVKIQLIDSGVPYNPLAKDDPDITLSVDEREIGGLGIFMVKKNMDDVQYDYIDGQNITTIFKNI, from the coding sequence ATGAAATCAATAGTAATTGATGCGATTATTGAAAATCTACCAAAAGTAATGGAGTTTATTGACATAAATCTTGAAGAGGCAGAGTGTAATATGAAAGCTCAGACGCAGATAGAAATATCTGTAGAAGAGCTATTCGTGAATATTGTTAATTATGCGTATGAGGGTAAAGTTGGAAAAGCTGAAATAACCTACGAATATTCGGATAAGCCTAAGAATGTAAAAATTCAGCTCATAGATAGTGGTGTACCATACAATCCATTAGCCAAAGATGACCCAGATATTACATTATCAGTAGATGAACGTGAAATTGGAGGATTAGGTATTTTCATGGTAAAAAAGAACATGGATGATGTTCAATATGATTACATAGATGGGCAGAATATAACAACTATATTCAAGAATATCTAA
- a CDS encoding M3 family oligoendopeptidase, whose product MKFKDMPYERPSIDEYEKAIEELITRQKAAQSGEEQFEIHKDYYKIHNDFETAFNIAYIRHDADNTDEFYEKENNYFDEVLPRYTNAGIKYKNVLFESPYREYLVGKLGPATFKNMELDLKSISDDILPLMQEENALASRYDKLIATAKIEYEGETYNLSLMTPFTTNKDREVRKKAQKAVSDWFMSVTPEIDEIYDKMVKNRTEQAKLLGFDSYTDLAYCRMHRNSYGKADVENFRKQIKEYFVPFVGKLAEKRAARLGLDKLQATELGVYFNEGNPKPTGTPEEILKSGQDMYAELSAETKEFMNFMMEHELFDVFGRKNKAAGGYQTYLPNYKAPFIYANFNGTSGDVDVITHECGHAFQAYVVRNDDIIEHNDLGMETAEIHSMSMEYFTYGWMKNFFGDRYKDYLEMHIEDASTFLPYGTMVDEFQHIVYDNPEMTPAERKATWKKLEQQYRPYIDFSENEFFNLGGFWQKQLHIFDVPFYYIDYVLASICAMQFKVWMDEDFDAAWKHYIELCKLSGSDFYTNMIKEVGLKTPFENGVVKDIVDKFTKKIG is encoded by the coding sequence ATGAAATTTAAAGATATGCCATATGAGCGTCCTAGTATAGACGAATATGAAAAAGCTATTGAGGAATTAATTACACGCCAGAAAGCTGCACAATCCGGTGAAGAACAGTTTGAGATACATAAGGATTACTACAAAATACATAATGATTTCGAAACCGCATTCAACATAGCGTATATTAGACATGATGCTGATAATACAGATGAATTCTACGAGAAAGAAAATAATTATTTTGACGAGGTTCTGCCAAGATACACAAATGCAGGGATAAAATATAAAAATGTCTTGTTCGAAAGCCCATATCGTGAATACTTGGTTGGAAAGCTTGGACCAGCGACATTTAAGAATATGGAGTTGGATCTTAAATCAATAAGCGACGATATTCTTCCGCTTATGCAGGAGGAGAATGCGCTTGCTTCAAGATATGACAAGCTTATTGCTACAGCAAAGATTGAATACGAGGGTGAAACATATAATCTTTCTCTAATGACCCCATTTACAACAAATAAAGATAGAGAAGTTAGAAAAAAGGCTCAAAAGGCTGTCTCAGACTGGTTTATGAGCGTTACACCTGAGATTGATGAGATCTACGATAAGATGGTAAAGAACCGAACAGAGCAGGCAAAACTTTTGGGCTTCGATTCATACACAGATCTTGCTTATTGTAGAATGCATAGAAATAGCTATGGAAAGGCTGATGTGGAAAATTTCAGAAAGCAGATTAAGGAATACTTTGTTCCGTTTGTAGGAAAGCTTGCTGAAAAGCGTGCAGCAAGGCTTGGTCTTGATAAGCTTCAGGCTACTGAGTTAGGTGTATATTTTAATGAGGGGAATCCTAAGCCAACAGGAACTCCTGAGGAGATTCTTAAGAGTGGACAGGATATGTATGCTGAGCTTAGCGCTGAAACGAAGGAATTCATGAATTTCATGATGGAACATGAATTATTTGATGTATTTGGTCGCAAGAATAAAGCAGCAGGTGGATATCAGACATATCTTCCAAATTATAAAGCTCCATTTATCTATGCTAATTTCAATGGAACTAGTGGTGATGTAGACGTTATTACTCATGAGTGTGGACATGCTTTTCAGGCTTATGTTGTCCGCAATGATGATATTATTGAGCATAATGACCTTGGAATGGAGACCGCAGAGATTCACTCTATGTCAATGGAGTATTTTACTTATGGATGGATGAAGAATTTCTTTGGGGACAGATATAAGGATTATCTTGAGATGCACATTGAGGATGCAAGCACATTCTTGCCTTATGGAACAATGGTTGATGAGTTCCAGCATATCGTTTATGACAATCCTGAGATGACTCCAGCAGAGCGTAAGGCAACCTGGAAGAAGCTTGAGCAGCAGTACAGACCATACATTGATTTCTCTGAGAACGAGTTCTTTAATCTAGGTGGTTTCTGGCAGAAGCAGCTTCATATTTTTGATGTACCATTCTATTATATAGATTATGTTCTTGCTTCAATTTGTGCGATGCAGTTTAAAGTGTGGATGGACGAGGACTTTGATGCTGCTTGGAAGCATTATATTGAGCTTTGCAAGCTTTCAGGAAGTGATTTTTACACTAATATGATTAAAGAAGTTGGCCTTAAGACTCCTTTTGAGAATGGTGTAGTTAAGGATATAGTTGACAAATTTACAAAGAAAATAGGCTAA